Part of the Henckelia pumila isolate YLH828 chromosome 2, ASM3356847v2, whole genome shotgun sequence genome is shown below.
TGAATAGAACAAAAAAGGAAAACAGAAAAAGAATCTAATTTGTTATATTGTTACATAAGAAGAAAGATCTACATCCTTCTAGATGCCAGCTCATAGCTTATACGTGAGAGTATCACATGTGAGAGTGAGCTAAGAGAGCAATTGCATATTTCACTTGATTTACCCCAAgtgttaatatttttttaaaaaaaaaacaccatgATGTGAATTATGATACACAAATcctcaataaaaaaaacaaatgaaagTGGCATAGAGTAGAATCAACTCTTCGATAACGATATATTACAGGTCAATGTCATATGAGTATTATATAAAATGTGGTACGCAAAATTGTCTTTTGCTTAAAActaaatgaataaaaaaaataatgcaacGGTGAAATCGATGGATGTCATAGGAGTATTATATAAAATGTGGTACGCAGGTTTGTCTTTTGCTTATAACcaatgaataaaaaaataatgcaacaGTGAAATAGATTCATTTCTTCTTGTTgggtgatatatatatatatagatatacaaTTTTTTGTTATCTCAAATATGCTTGTGTTATAATCAAACCGATTAATAAGTTTGCTATGCTTATAGTAACATGGCTAATTAGTTGGCTACAACCTGTCAAAAAGAGTTGACTTTCATGTGTAACCATCAGGTGACAACAATTTCCTCCATCAAAATCATCGTCCGAGGAcctataatttatatttgaatcaCCTTGTTTTCCCTTCTTTTAGGCATTGGTGAACAAAAATGTTGAATTTTCAGCAGATTCAAATGGATGAAATGCTGTCGAATCCTTTTCTGCTTCTTCTAATAAGTTTGCTGCTAATGTATTTTGTTACAAAATGGATATATAAGCCACGTAGTAAGAAAAGATTGCCACCATCACCACCAAAGCTACCAATCTTGGGAAATCTTCATCAGTTGAGTGCACTGACTCACCGTTCCTTGCAATCGTTGGGGCGAAAATACGGGCCGGTTTTGCTTCTTCAGTTCGGTAGCAAGCCGGTATTCATCGTTCAGTCAGCTGATGCAGCTATGGAGATCATGAAGACAAATGATCTTATGTTTGCTGATAAGCCCACTTCAAGAACCACAGACAAGCTATTCTTTGACTCCAAGGATATATCCGTCGCGCCTTATGGCGAATATTGGAGGAAAATGAAAAGCATGTGTATCCTCCAGCTACTGAATGTCAAAAGGGTCCAGTCCTTTCATTCAATCAGGGAGGAGGAAACGGCACTTTTGATGGAAAGGATCAAGTCGTCCCGTTTGCCAGTGAACTTGAGTGAATTGTTCCTGTCGCTCACCAACGACGTGATCTGCAGGTCGGCTTTTGGAAGGAAGTACACTGATGGGAAATTTGGCAAGAGGTTTCCAATGCTTCTGAAGGAACTTTTGCAGCTGTTGGGAGGTGTAAAGATTGGAGAATTTATTCCTTATCTTGGTTGGATTGATCGTCTTAGCGGCCTCGATGCTAAAGTCGATAGCGTTGCTAAAGAATTTGATGAGTTCTTGGAGATAGTAATCCAAGAGCACATGAATACAGGCCAAGAAAATGGTGAAGCAGTGGTGAAGGAGGAAAAAGGCAGAGAGTGTTTTGTAGACATTTTGCTTAAGATTTACAAGGATAATGTGACTGGTGTCCACATTGACAGAGATAATATCAAAGGGATTATTTTGGTGAGGATTTTTTTTACATATTTCCCCCTGAAACAATGATCAAGATCTAGGAAACATGTCTAATTTTCAAACACCAAGATACATGAAACTAGTTGGCCTATAAGTAGGAAAGGAAAATGCTGGCCGCGTCCGGGCGCGGTGATTTCATGTATCAAGTCACAGTGAAATGCATTCAGTTGTAATGTTACTATAAGTTTTACCTTCGCAGTCTACTTTCTCATATAACCTTATGATACAGGACATCTTGGCCGGGGGGACGGATACTGCATCTGCAACGCTAGAATGGGCGATGACCGAACTCCTACGCCACCCTATAGTTATGAAGAAACTGCAAAAAGAAGTGAGGGAAATCCTTGAAGGCAAAAGGGACATCACGGACAATGACTTGGAGAAAATGCATTATTTGAAAGCTGTGATCAAAGAAACTCTTCGTTACCATGTGCCGGTACCATTCATGGCAAGAGTAGCACGAGACAACCTTAAAGTGAGGGAATTTGATATTGCATCAGGGACAATGGTGATAATCAATGCATGGGCTATAGGTAGAGATCCTGCATCATGGAACGAACCCGAAAAATTCATGCCGGAGAGATTCTTGAATACTTGGGTAGATTTTAGGGGACAAGATTTTGGATTGATCCCATTTGGTGCCGGGAGAAGGGGTTGCCCTGGGATTACATTTGCAATGGCAAGTGTTGAACTTGTGTTAGCTAATCTTATGCAAAAGTTCAACTGGGATTTGCCTGATGGAGAAAAAGGGGAGGACTTGGATGTTACAGAACATCCTGGTGTTACCATTCATAGGAAAaatcctctttttgctgtagcCACTGAGTGCTAATCGTTTCTAGTGCACAAGTATATTATGAGTCAAGGTCTGTTCCTATATTTTTATGcgtgcgtgtatatatatatatatatatatatatatggacccACACGATCCAACGGTGTCGAAGTGCAAGTGAAGGACTTCAGGTTATatataaaaagtcattattatGTCACTTTAGTCTTGTTCCAATGTTTGTTGTTCGAAAGGTTATGAAGTTTCTTCTCTAGTATAAATAAGAGCAAGcagactataaaaaaaaataaaaataaaaataaataagagcAAGCTGGAGATATGCAATCAAGCTTCCTTAGATCCCTATTCTTATTGAAAATTTATGAAAGCTTTCTAGTTTAAATTTTGTTCTTATCCTTACTCAACACTGTTTGATTAATTTTAGTGTCATAGAGCTTGTCTTTTTCCAAGTAGATACTCTCTTCATAATTGTACATAATGTTTCTGTCCTTGGGAGCTGCTAGCAATCTGAGAATGCCTCTAGCTTATCTCATGACAAAGGATTCAGGCAAGTCCTTAGGCTATGTTTCGTTGGATTATTAATAATCTTTGTATAAATTTATTCTGTCTAATTatacgttcttctcatcatattatttatccaactattaattatttattttacatcaagcaaataattaattatttattttacattaatcaaatcattgaatttaaattaccatattacctcttataaataatattatttatattttatttattgttaaaaagataaaatggtaatttatcatttttatataaaatttaatcaatcaaatcaaatcaactataatctatcaatcaaatcaaatattatattcactatcatttttttatttattttttattacaatacattgcttatctatatattatttatcacaTCATTCGTGATTTGAATTATGTTGTTTATATGGTAAAGCTGATTAAATCTTTGATTTTTGATTAGTTATaatatcttatatatatatatatataaagaaaacaTCCAATGTAGTTGCTCACTTCTtagtaaattttttttg
Proteins encoded:
- the LOC140884004 gene encoding cytochrome P450 71A8-like, whose amino-acid sequence is MLNFQQIQMDEMLSNPFLLLLISLLLMYFVTKWIYKPRSKKRLPPSPPKLPILGNLHQLSALTHRSLQSLGRKYGPVLLLQFGSKPVFIVQSADAAMEIMKTNDLMFADKPTSRTTDKLFFDSKDISVAPYGEYWRKMKSMCILQLLNVKRVQSFHSIREEETALLMERIKSSRLPVNLSELFLSLTNDVICRSAFGRKYTDGKFGKRFPMLLKELLQLLGGVKIGEFIPYLGWIDRLSGLDAKVDSVAKEFDEFLEIVIQEHMNTGQENGEAVVKEEKGRECFVDILLKIYKDNVTGVHIDRDNIKGIILDILAGGTDTASATLEWAMTELLRHPIVMKKLQKEVREILEGKRDITDNDLEKMHYLKAVIKETLRYHVPVPFMARVARDNLKVREFDIASGTMVIINAWAIGRDPASWNEPEKFMPERFLNTWVDFRGQDFGLIPFGAGRRGCPGITFAMASVELVLANLMQKFNWDLPDGEKGEDLDVTEHPGVTIHRKNPLFAVATEC